The sequence GCTTCCCTAAAAGAATATCCTTTTTCAACAACCAGCTTGTTTACGACTTCTACACTAAACAAGTATTGATACTTTTCATCCTGAATAATATCCTTTTTTACTGTGATATGATTCAACATATATTGAAACATGAAAAAACATTTTTTTATTTCTTCAAAAATAGGAAGAAACCTTTCTTTAATGATTTGAAAATCTCTATGATATCCGGAACATAAATTAGAAGAAATCAAAGAGATTTCGTTAGGTAACGATGTAATTCTATTACATTTAGCTCGTATAATCTCAAAAACATCTGGATTTTTCTTATGAGGCATAATGCTAGATCCGGTAGTAAGATGATCAGGAAAACTAATGAAATTAAAATTTTGGCTTAAATATAAACAAATATCTTGTGACATTTTACTTAAAGTTCTTGCCAAAGAAGAAATAGATTCTGAAACAATTCTTTCCATTTTTCCACGTCCCATTTGAGCATATATTACATTATAATTTAAATTTTCGAAACCCAGTAAATCGGTAGTCATTTTTCGATTTAAAGGCAAAGAAGATCCATAACCTGCTGCGGACCCTAAAGGATTTTTGTTTACGATACAATATGCGGTTTGCATTAATAGTAAATCATCGATTAAACTTTCTGCATATGCGGCAAACCAAAGACCAAAAGAAGAAGGCATCGCTATTTGATAATGAGTATAACCAGGCATTAATATGTTTTTATGTTTTTCACTTAATTTTAATAATAAATCGAAAAAAGAATAAGTCATGTCTACGATTTCCTTGATTTCTGTACGAACAAAAAGTTTTAAATCCACCAAAATTTGATCATTTCTGGATCTTCCACTATGGATTTTTTTTCCGACTTCTCCTAAACGATTGCTTAACAAAAATTCGATCTGAGAATGAATATCTTCTATTCCTTCATCTATCTTAAAATTATTTTTTAAAATTTCGTAAACATAAATGTTACGCAATTCCTGAATTAAAATTCTGAAATCTTTTTGATTTAATAATCCTATACTCTTCAACATAATAACATGAGCTATGGTCCCCATAACATCATGTGGGGCTAAAAATAAATCTATTTTTGAATCCTGACTTGAAGTAAAACTTTCGATTTCTTTATTGAAACGAAAATTCGTTTTTTTTTCCCAAATTTTCACGAAATAATATTTTTTCTATCTTTGATAAATTATAAGATAAAACTATAAATT comes from Blattabacterium cuenoti BPAA and encodes:
- the argH gene encoding argininosuccinate lyase; protein product: MKIWEKKTNFRFNKEIESFTSSQDSKIDLFLAPHDVMGTIAHVIMLKSIGLLNQKDFRILIQELRNIYVYEILKNNFKIDEGIEDIHSQIEFLLSNRLGEVGKKIHSGRSRNDQILVDLKLFVRTEIKEIVDMTYSFFDLLLKLSEKHKNILMPGYTHYQIAMPSSFGLWFAAYAESLIDDLLLMQTAYCIVNKNPLGSAAGYGSSLPLNRKMTTDLLGFENLNYNVIYAQMGRGKMERIVSESISSLARTLSKMSQDICLYLSQNFNFISFPDHLTTGSSIMPHKKNPDVFEIIRAKCNRITSLPNEISLISSNLCSGYHRDFQIIKERFLPIFEEIKKCFFMFQYMLNHITVKKDIIQDEKYQYLFSVEVVNKLVVEKGYSFREAYQKVGLDIQNGCFKPFTNSCYSHEGSIGNLCNTQIRNLMQDVLKKFNFDQIDQVIKRLIYSKIYFDESSKNPIFV